Within the Calorimonas adulescens genome, the region CAGAGCTAATTGTAACAGATATTTTTGAAGATAACGTGAGAAGAGCAGTTGAGGAACTGGGTGCAAAAGCTGTAAAAGCAGATAAAATATTTGAAGTGGAATGTGACATATTTGCTCCTTGCGCCTTGGGTGCGGTGATAAATGATGATACCATTGACAGGTTGAAATGTAAGATAGTAGGCGGTTCTGCCAACAACCAGCTTAAGGAGGATAAACATGGCGATATGCTGCAGCAGAGGGGCATACTCTATGTACCGGACTATATAATCAATGCTGGTGGTGTTATAAACGTGGCAGCAGAGTTTGAACCGGGTGGATACAGAAAAGATAAGGCTACCAGAAAAGTAGAGGCCCTGTATGATGCTGTAGTGGATGTTATAGAAATTTCAAAGAGGGAAAATATCCCAACGTACAAGGCTGCTGACAGATTGGTAGAAAATAGGATAAATGTTATTGCCAATGTAAGGAACAACTATATAAGATAAATAACTATAATAACTTGACAGTGCGTCGTATAACGTCAAACGCGGCTTTAAAACAAGCCTATTATATAAATATTTTTTGTTACTAAAAATATTATGGTATAATATAAAAGATAAGAGAGGCAGATTGTAGGTGCTACCGCATTCATAGCAGGAACCGTGAATTTAGGCTTCCTGCTATATCTTAATATTCCACACATCTTAAAAAGAGAGGGGGATAACGTTTGAAAGACGTGTATACAATACTCACGATTAACCCTGGGTCCACGTCTACAAAGATTGCGATTTTTAAAAATGAAAATCCCATTTTTACAGAGACAGTCAGGCACAGTACAGAAGAAATTTCAAAATATCCTCGCATTATTGACCAGTATGAGTTCAGGAGGGATGCTATACTAAAACTTTTGGAAGAAAAAGGTTTTTCTATTTCTGACCTGGACGCTGTGGTGGGACGAGGAGGGCTATTAAAGCCAATACCCAGCGGGACGTATGAAGTAAATGACAGGATGATAGAGGACCTCAGGATGAGTGTGCAGGGCGAACATGCCTCAAATCTTGGCGGTCTTATAGCCCATGAGATAGCAAGGACGTTAAAAATTCCTGCATATATTGTCGACCCGGTAGTGGTCGATGAGCTGGATGATATTGCCAGGATTTCAGGAATGCCAGAGCTTCCAAGGGTCAGTATATTTCATGCCTTGAATCAAAAGGCCATTGCCAGAAAGGCAGCTATGGATCTGGGGAAGAAATATGAGGATTTGGATCTCATTATTGTCCATCTCGGAGGAGGTATTTCGGTAGGTGCCCATCACCTTGGAAGGGTTATAGATGTTAATAATGCCTTAAACGGCGAAGGCCCATTCTCGCCTGAAAGGACAGGAGGGTTACCTGTCTTGCAGTTGGTAGAGCTGTGCTATTCTGGAAAGTATACTAAGCAAGAGATGGAAAAAAAGATTGTTGGCAAGGGTGGTCTGGTCGCATACCTGGGGACCAACAGCGCTCAGGAAGTGCACGATATGGTAAAAAAAGGAGACAAGAAAGCCAAACTTGTCTACGAGGCCATGGCATACCAGGTGGCAAAGGAGATAGGAGCAATGGCTGTTGTGTTAAAGGGCCATGTAGATGCCATAGTGTTTACAGGGGGTATTGCTTACGATGACATGTTTTTGGGTTGGATAATTGATAGGGTCAAATTTATTGCTCCTGTT harbors:
- the buk gene encoding butyrate kinase, translating into MYTILTINPGSTSTKIAIFKNENPIFTETVRHSTEEISKYPRIIDQYEFRRDAILKLLEEKGFSISDLDAVVGRGGLLKPIPSGTYEVNDRMIEDLRMSVQGEHASNLGGLIAHEIARTLKIPAYIVDPVVVDELDDIARISGMPELPRVSIFHALNQKAIARKAAMDLGKKYEDLDLIIVHLGGGISVGAHHLGRVIDVNNALNGEGPFSPERTGGLPVLQLVELCYSGKYTKQEMEKKIVGKGGLVAYLGTNSAQEVHDMVKKGDKKAKLVYEAMAYQVAKEIGAMAVVLKGHVDAIVFTGGIAYDDMFLGWIIDRVKFIAPVMKYPGEDEMIALAQGGLRVLKGEEAALTYE